Below is a window of Cytobacillus firmus DNA.
ATGGATATAGGACTTGAGACTTAAGGTTATTAATTTTCAAAGATAAAAATAAATTTAGATGTAGGAAAATGAAGTGTATGCCTAGAACTTTATGCAGTGAGCATGAAATGGAGGGTGAGTTTCTTGGAACAGACTATTTTTAACCATATGGAAACAGTGCGGGGCATTACTGAAAAATCGATTGAACGATTTCCTGAAGAAATGGCTGATATCATTCCAGAAGGGTTTAATAATAGTATCCGCTGGAATTTCGGTCACATTGCATTTGTACAGGAAAAGCTGGTCTTTGGAATATCAGGTGAAGAAATGAACGTCCCGATGAACTATGAACGGTTATTTGGCGCTGGAACAAAGCCTGCCGATTGGACCGATACACCGCCTTCATTCAAGGAAATTGCATCTGTCTTATCCGAACAAAAACCCAGAATAAAGACATTTCTTCATGATCGTTTTCACCAAAAACTGCCCAGCCCATATACAAATCGCGGTGGAATAACTTTTCACACAACTGGAGAGGCATTTCTATTTGGCTTTTATCATGAAGCGATGCATATGGAAACAATCAAACGCATCTATCGATCCATTTCTTCTAAATAAGGCAAGCATAAGACTAATTTAAAATGCATGGGGATTCAGCCAACATAACAACATGCAAGCTGGATCCTTCTTTTTTATAATATTATATTTCTCCGTTTTGCTGCAGCCAAGATTTTACATCGAACAGCCATAAATTCTGCCTGGACTTGCACCTCTGAGTATCTGACATACTATAAGAAAACGAAGCTGGAATTAATAAATATGTAAAAACTGTTGAGAAAGCAAATTCTCAACAGCTTTGACCATACCCTTAAATTCAGTTTACCAAGGACACCTATTTCTCCGTCTTCTATCATCATCATCTCTTCTGCGATCTCTTCTATCATCCTCGACAACAATAACCCTATTCGCACGGATAAACACATTATCCACATCAATATCTCTTCTTCTTCTGTCATCACGATCAAATGCACCTGCTACATCATCAAATCTTCTTCTTCCACATGACATCTAAATCACCTCCTTGTCCCATTTACTTTAAAATATGCATTGTTTGAAAGATTGCATGGATAATCACCCTGAATAAGAAATCTATTTTTTAATTGGGAAAAATTCATTTTTTCGCATTCCCTCTTCTGGTTCAGTTTTTTTATAAAAAACTCCCAAAATATTCATACTTTAGAATCGATTAAGTAGATCAAAGCATATGAAGTTTTTTCACGAATCTGCAAAGAAAATGGCTCCAGCAAATAGCTGGAACCACCTTAATAATATTTACGCAAATTTTCTTTATATAAACCTTATTGCCTATTGGCAGCATTCCTAAAATACCGTAATACTAATCACTTCTCTTAGCGGTCAAAAACGGATTACTTGCAATCCTCTCTTTATTTACTATTTTATTCCATAAACCTCATTAAATCCCCATGCACAATATCATCAGAAAAGCCGAGCTCTTTCCTGGAGATATCCATTAAAGGTTCACAGCCTGTAATATCCGCTTCTTCTTCCGATTTACTATCGAAGCATTTACCGGATTTGTACAAATAGTCTTTCGCTATGAAACTTCCATCCCGGAAGGTAACGGGATGATAGGGATCCCTTGTAAACAGGTTTTGCCCGAAGCTGAAATTTTCATCAGCACTTATGCCGAGCAGATGAAGAATCGTTGCCCTGATATCGATTTCCCCGCCAAGGTTCGAGAACGTTTTGCCCTCCACACCCGGCACATGGATAATCAGCGGCACACTCTGGAGCTGCATGCGGTTCACAATCGTATCTTCCTGCCCCAGCAGTTCAAGCACACCATGCTCATACTTGTCAGAGATGCCATAATGATCGCCATACAATACAAACATCGTATTTTCATAGAGTCCCTTCTTTTTTAAGTCCTGGAAGAAGGTTTTAATGGCTTCATCCTGGTACCTGACGGTTGTGACATAGCGATTGACCACCATTTCACTGGTGCTGGCCTCAGGAATAAACTGATCTTCCTCCTCCAGCAAAAACGGAAAATGGTTTGTTAATGTGATAAACCTTGCGTAGAAAGGCTTTTGCAGGTTATCCAGATGCTGAATGGATTGCTGAAAAAATGGAATATCTTTAATCCCGTAGTTCACTGAGTTCTCATCACTCACCATATAATCGGCTTTTGAAAAATAACGGTTGTATCCTAAGGAATCATACATGGCCTCCCGATTCCAGAACGAAGCGTCATTCCCGTGGAAAATGGCTGAGTAATAATCCTTTTCAGCTAATATATGCGGCAGGCTCCGATAAGCGTTTTCCGTTTTCCGGACAAATGCCGAGCCGCTGGACAAAGGATAAAGGCCCGTATCAACCATGAATTCCGAGTCCGATGTTTTGCCCTGTGCTGTCTGATCATAGACCCGGCTGAAATAAAAGCTGTCTTCAATCAGTGAATTAAGGAAAGGCGTTATTTCCTGCCCATTCACCTTCTGGTTGATCACAAAATTCTGTGTGGACTCCATGCTGATCAGAACGACATTCATACCTTTTGCGGCACCAAAGTAATCTGATGGCTTATCTTCATGTGATTGCACATACTCAGCAGAAGCCTCAGCATCTGTTGCACTGGCAAAAGCGCGGTTGAGCGGGTTTGCTGCAGCGATTCCAATATCATATAGATGATACTGATACAAGCCTATATGCTTAACAAGCTGCTGGCGATTATAGGATTCCGAAAATAAATGAGGCACTTTCACCAAGCCAAGAGTGATGGTTATTAGAACAAACATCAGACTGACAGCACCATAAAGCCTTTTTGATTTATATGTAACCTGCTCACCTGTTGATTTCCTTTTTAAATAGTAAAGCCAAAAAACAACCAGATCAGCCAATAACAGAAGATCCCATGGGCTGATTAATTCAAAAGTACTCGGTCCTATCCCTCCTACATTTTTAAACTGAAAAAGGATAGGAACGGTTACAAAATCAGTATAAAAGCGATAATATAGTAGGTCCCCAAAAAGAATGCCGGTCAAAACTGCCATCGCTGCAAAAATAGCTCCCGGTTTGGCCTTTCGCTTAAAGTAATAAGGAATTCCGAGAATGACCATAATGGCCCCAATAGGGCTTAATAGCATAAATAAAATATCTGTCCAGTTCTCCGGGTGCAAATTGAATCCGATAAAGGATACAGCAGCCGTCTTGATCCAGATTAAGATAACGGCAGCCCAAATGGAAGGAAGCTTTTTAAATAACTTCATAATCATACCGCTTTTCATAGTGTTTTTCGAAAATACCTGCCATCATTTCAATAGAAGCCATGACCTTCTCTTCTTCCTGCGCCCCCATCAGAGCCACCTGAACCCAATTTCTTTCAAGCAGGTACCCGCTTTCATAGCTTAGAAGAGTTCCATTCTGTTTGCATATGTCGCCAAATTCCCTGCTGGAAACGCCCTCCGGCAAATGGACAGTAAGGATGCCTGGCGAATAATCGTCCCCGCCCAGAACGGAAAAACCCTTGTCTGCAAGCCTCTCCCTTACTTTGAAAGACAATCTGTTTATCTTGTCATAATCTATCAGCTTTATACTCTCTTTTAATGCGTAGACCAGATTGGAAGAATGGGTATAAGGAATGCTTTCATTGTCCTCATACATCTTTAAATCCAGGTATCTGGGAACACTGCTGTTCCCTTTAATTCTGTCTCTATGGAATACAATCGCAAGCCCAGGGTACGAGCCAAATCCTTTTCCGCTGACGGAGGATGCCATATAAATATCTTTTAGATTAAGCGGGACGATTCCGGCTGTACTGCATGCATCCACGCAAAGCTCGGCACCATGCTTCGCACATAGCTCCTGAATTCTGCTTATATCGAATAAATACCCTGTTGAGGTTTCACAATGGACCGTCCAGACCCAGTTTATAGAAGGATTTTCTGTCAGCATATATGCAATTTCCTCATGCAGGATCGGTTCATTCCAGTCTTTTTCAATCGTCTGAAAAGATAGTTGAAATCTTCTGGCATGATCAATGAGACGATAGCCAAATTCACCATTGGCGAGTATCAGCCCATTCCCCTCCATGTTTTTCAGCTGGGCAGCGACAAGGTCGTTCGAAAGTGTTCCCGTCCCGACAATAACTTGTGCATAAGAGGCACCTGTCATCCTGCATAAGTGAGAACGCAGGTCCTTCAAGTCCTCAATGAAGTCATGATGGCGATGTGATACGGCTTCTTTGGCAAAAGCGTTTTTCACCTTCTCATGAATAAAGACTGGTCCCGGCAAAAAAGAGTGCTGCCCGGACTGATCTGAGTTTCTGGCCATTAAGCGTTTGAAAACTTTTGTTGAACGTTCGAAATTCTCTTTTGTTAAGTACATGGGCTGAAATTGGGCGCCCTCCTCTCCTGTCAGAGGACCGAAAGGCAAAAAGCCAATCCGCTTATACAATTTCAGCTGTCTGACCGTCCCCGAGATCAGGGCCATCGAATAATTTTTTTCAAGGCAAAGCTCCACAAGCTTTTCACAAAGCTGATAAAAAACACGGGTGCTGCGGTATTCTTTTTTGACTGACAGCAGGCGTACCTCGCAATATTCCCCCTTAACAGGCAAGTAGTCTTCGAGATTAGGAAGTTTGTAATCAAGCGAAAATGGCCTTTTCGCTCGAATGGCGATCATTCCTGCCACTTCCTCGCCAGCCTTGGCAATCACATATGTATTTTCTTCATGAAATTTATCGATTAGGAGCTGATTTTCATTTTGCTTATGCTGTGGAATTTCTTCCACAAATGTCTGATAGTTCAGCTGATGAATTTGTTCAAATTCATCATGATCGGCTGCGATTTTGCAGATAATATTCATAGTTTACCTCCTATGCTTAGGCATGATGAAATTTGTATGGGAAATTAGGACAATGATAAACATCAGCAGCAGTCCTGCCGCAATAATGAATGAATCCCCAATCACCCAGGCTGTTATTGGAATTGAAGCCATCGAGATAAAACCCGATAATGTATACTTTCGAAGAGATGCAAACATAATTCCCATTGTGATGACCATGATTGCTATCGTCAGAGGCTCCAGATACAAGGCAGAAGCCAGATAGACAACCACTCCTTTTCCGCCATGTAACCCCAGCTGAATTGGAAAAAGATGGCCCAGGAGCACGCAAACAGCGCTAAGAATGTATACACCATCACCTTCAAACAAGAGTCCAGCTGCATATAAAGCTCCCCATGTCTTTCCCGCATCAACTGCTATGGTCAGCAAAAACCCAGTCTTCCCGAATGCTCTTCCGGCATTGGTAGCCCCTGCATTCCCGCTCCCTATATACCTTATATCCTCTTTAGCCAAATATTTAACCACATAATAAGCTCCAGTTATGCTGCCCAATGCGTAAGAAAAGGCCATAACGATCAGAGCGGCCCAAACATCTTCGATCATAAAACCAATCCCGCCTTCTACTAATTAAACGATCAAAAAGGGTAAAAAGTTTCATATACTTACAATTTTACAATCTAACTTTTCAGTTACTCACCTAATTTTACCATTAAACAAGTTGATTGCCAGAGCCTTAAATCATAATTCAGCTATTTTAATGCCAACATTAAATTTTCAGTAAAATAATTATATTTTTGTGTTGACATTGTTTATCAATCGCATATAATTTGCATTAAGGCAAAACTTTTTAATAAACACATAAATCTTGTCCATATGAAGTTAAATTGTATAAAAACAATTAATTTGAATTCATTTAAGTTTGGAAAATGAAGGAGGATAAAAAAATGAACGATCCAGCTATCTCCATACAGGATTTGCACGTCTCCTATTTTGGAAATGAAGCGGTAACTGGTGTCAGCCTATCGGTGAATACCGGGAATCTGGTGGGCATTATCGGACCGAATGGCGCAGGCAAATCAACCTTCCTAAAAGCTATGCTGAATCTCATACCAAAGGATAAAGGTGCAGTAACGGTGCTGGGAAAACCCATTACTGAAGTTCGCAAAAGCATCGCCTATGTCCCGCAGCGCAATGACATAGACTGGGATTTCCCCATCACAGTGCTTGATGCCGTTCTTATTGGAACCTACCCCCATTTAAAACTGTTCCGGCGTCCAAAGAAGAAGGATAAAGAATGGGCCATGGAATGTCTTCAGCGAGTCGGCATGCAGGAATTCAGCAAAAGACAGATTGGTGAACTGTCAGGCGGCCAGCAGCAGAGAGTTTTTCTGGCGAGAGCTCTTGCCCAGAAAGCCGATCTTTTTTTTCTGGATGAGCCGTTTGTCGGGGTTGATGTATCGAGCGAGGAAACGATTGTGAATATTTTGAAGGAGCTGTGCAGACAGGGAAAAACAGTGATTGTCGTACATCATGACTTAAGTAAGGCTAACGATTATTTCAATCAGTTAATCCTGCTAAATAAGGAATTGATCAGTTTCGGAACTGTTGAAGAAGTGTTTAAACCTGATGTAATTGCAAAAGCATACCAGGGGCAATTTGCATTTATGAATGAGATTGGGGTGTCATTATAATGGCTTTCATTGAAGCGGTGATGCAATATGGTTTTCTGCAAAAAGCGCTATTAACGTCGGTTATGGTAGGAATTATCTGCGGAGTCATTGGCTGTTTTATCATCCTGAGGGGAATGGCTCTTATGGGAGACGCCATATCACATGCCGTACTTCCCGGCGTCGCCATTTCGTATATGCTTGGTGTCAACTTCTTCTTCGGGGCAGTGATCAGCGGTGTAATCACGGCGATCGCTATCGGCTTCGTTTCGCAAAACAGCCGGATTAAGCATGATACCTCAATTGGCATTATGTTTACGGCCGCATTTGCTTCAGGAATCATTATTATTACAATGCTAAAAAGCAGTACAGATTTGTACCATATTTTATTTGGGAATGTTTTGGCGGTAAGATCATCCGATATGTGGATCACATTGGGCATCAGCCTGATTGTGTTGGGGGCTGTTTACCTCTTTTACAAGGAATTATTGGTCACATCGTTTGACCCGACAATGGGCGCAGCTTACGGACTGCCCGTTCGATTCATTCATTATTTCCTAATGACTCTCTTAACGATGGTAACCGTTGCATCCCTCCAGACAGTAGGCATTGTCCTGGTAGTTGCCATGCTTATCACCCCTGCAGCGTCAGCATATCTTTTAACCGAGCGGCTGTGGGTGATGATTTTCATTGCATCTGGCATTGGGGTGATTTCATCCATCGTTGGACTTTACTTCAGCTTCACCTACAACTTAGCTTCAGGAGCAACGATAGTCATCTCATCCACCGCTATTTTCATTCTCGTTTTCTTATTCTCCCCTAAGCACGGGCTGATATGGAAAACGCTGAAAGTAAAGAAAAAGAGAGCTTCATTAGTTTAATTATCATAATATCAAAATTTCAGGAGGTAAGACTATGATTAAAAAAGGCTTTCTATTATTAGCTGCATCCCTTCTTTCTGTGTTATTCCTGTCAGCCTGTAGCAGCGGTAAGAGCACAACTGCCAATGATGATGGAAAAATCCACGTTGTCACCACCTATTCGATTGTGTATGACATTGTGAAAAGTGTAGGCGGAGATTTGGTTGAGATTCATAGCCTGGCACCAATCGGCTCCAATCCCCACGAATATGACCCGCTTCCTGAAGATGTACAAAAAACAACCGATGCAGATGCTGTATTTTATAACGGCCTGAATCTCGAGGCCGGCAACTCATGGTTCAACAAGCTGATGGAAACGGCCGGAAAAGACGGTGAAGATGCGCCGGTCTTCCTGATGAGCAAAGGAGTTGAGGCCATGCACTTAACCACGAAAGGCAAGGAAAGTGAAGAAGATCCCCATGCATGGCTCGACATCCG
It encodes the following:
- a CDS encoding DinB family protein, with the translated sequence MEQTIFNHMETVRGITEKSIERFPEEMADIIPEGFNNSIRWNFGHIAFVQEKLVFGISGEEMNVPMNYERLFGAGTKPADWTDTPPSFKEIASVLSEQKPRIKTFLHDRFHQKLPSPYTNRGGITFHTTGEAFLFGFYHEAMHMETIKRIYRSISSK
- a CDS encoding LTA synthase family protein, which produces MKLFKKLPSIWAAVILIWIKTAAVSFIGFNLHPENWTDILFMLLSPIGAIMVILGIPYYFKRKAKPGAIFAAMAVLTGILFGDLLYYRFYTDFVTVPILFQFKNVGGIGPSTFELISPWDLLLLADLVVFWLYYLKRKSTGEQVTYKSKRLYGAVSLMFVLITITLGLVKVPHLFSESYNRQQLVKHIGLYQYHLYDIGIAAANPLNRAFASATDAEASAEYVQSHEDKPSDYFGAAKGMNVVLISMESTQNFVINQKVNGQEITPFLNSLIEDSFYFSRVYDQTAQGKTSDSEFMVDTGLYPLSSGSAFVRKTENAYRSLPHILAEKDYYSAIFHGNDASFWNREAMYDSLGYNRYFSKADYMVSDENSVNYGIKDIPFFQQSIQHLDNLQKPFYARFITLTNHFPFLLEEEDQFIPEASTSEMVVNRYVTTVRYQDEAIKTFFQDLKKKGLYENTMFVLYGDHYGISDKYEHGVLELLGQEDTIVNRMQLQSVPLIIHVPGVEGKTFSNLGGEIDIRATILHLLGISADENFSFGQNLFTRDPYHPVTFRDGSFIAKDYLYKSGKCFDSKSEEEADITGCEPLMDISRKELGFSDDIVHGDLMRFME
- a CDS encoding aminotransferase class V-fold PLP-dependent enzyme encodes the protein MNIICKIAADHDEFEQIHQLNYQTFVEEIPQHKQNENQLLIDKFHEENTYVIAKAGEEVAGMIAIRAKRPFSLDYKLPNLEDYLPVKGEYCEVRLLSVKKEYRSTRVFYQLCEKLVELCLEKNYSMALISGTVRQLKLYKRIGFLPFGPLTGEEGAQFQPMYLTKENFERSTKVFKRLMARNSDQSGQHSFLPGPVFIHEKVKNAFAKEAVSHRHHDFIEDLKDLRSHLCRMTGASYAQVIVGTGTLSNDLVAAQLKNMEGNGLILANGEFGYRLIDHARRFQLSFQTIEKDWNEPILHEEIAYMLTENPSINWVWTVHCETSTGYLFDISRIQELCAKHGAELCVDACSTAGIVPLNLKDIYMASSVSGKGFGSYPGLAIVFHRDRIKGNSSVPRYLDLKMYEDNESIPYTHSSNLVYALKESIKLIDYDKINRLSFKVRERLADKGFSVLGGDDYSPGILTVHLPEGVSSREFGDICKQNGTLLSYESGYLLERNWVQVALMGAQEEEKVMASIEMMAGIFEKHYEKRYDYEVI
- a CDS encoding glycerol-3-phosphate acyltransferase, which codes for MIEDVWAALIVMAFSYALGSITGAYYVVKYLAKEDIRYIGSGNAGATNAGRAFGKTGFLLTIAVDAGKTWGALYAAGLLFEGDGVYILSAVCVLLGHLFPIQLGLHGGKGVVVYLASALYLEPLTIAIMVITMGIMFASLRKYTLSGFISMASIPITAWVIGDSFIIAAGLLLMFIIVLISHTNFIMPKHRR
- a CDS encoding metal ABC transporter ATP-binding protein, encoding MNDPAISIQDLHVSYFGNEAVTGVSLSVNTGNLVGIIGPNGAGKSTFLKAMLNLIPKDKGAVTVLGKPITEVRKSIAYVPQRNDIDWDFPITVLDAVLIGTYPHLKLFRRPKKKDKEWAMECLQRVGMQEFSKRQIGELSGGQQQRVFLARALAQKADLFFLDEPFVGVDVSSEETIVNILKELCRQGKTVIVVHHDLSKANDYFNQLILLNKELISFGTVEEVFKPDVIAKAYQGQFAFMNEIGVSL
- a CDS encoding metal ABC transporter permease yields the protein MAFIEAVMQYGFLQKALLTSVMVGIICGVIGCFIILRGMALMGDAISHAVLPGVAISYMLGVNFFFGAVISGVITAIAIGFVSQNSRIKHDTSIGIMFTAAFASGIIIITMLKSSTDLYHILFGNVLAVRSSDMWITLGISLIVLGAVYLFYKELLVTSFDPTMGAAYGLPVRFIHYFLMTLLTMVTVASLQTVGIVLVVAMLITPAASAYLLTERLWVMIFIASGIGVISSIVGLYFSFTYNLASGATIVISSTAIFILVFLFSPKHGLIWKTLKVKKKRASLV